Part of the Vigna angularis cultivar LongXiaoDou No.4 chromosome 1, ASM1680809v1, whole genome shotgun sequence genome, ATCGGAAGGTGTCCCGGGAGCCGGCTATTATTGTGCCGTCGAGGTACCGGCAGGCTTCTCCGAACGGGAGGAAGCAGCCGTCACCTAGTCCGCGGAGGGCGTCGCTTTCTCCTGGTAGGAGGTTGTCCGGCGGGCTCAAGGTATCGCCGGTGGTGGTGGACTCCGCCGCAAAGAAGAAGATGGCCACCATTGTCGCGGGGATCTCGAAGGTCTCCGATGCGCTGGTTGGGTCCAAGAGTGCGAGGAAGAATTGGGATGAGCAACCCCCGGCCACGCCTGTTGAAACTGAACACAAAGAGAAGGGTGGTTCTAAGAACAAGGTTGACGCGCAGGCAATTTTGCGTACTCAGGTAAATGAAATAGAGATGAACCAAAAGTATAAAAGTGTAGAGCGTAACCGCCGGTGATCGAGCATGAAGTGACGAATTTcaattgtttttcttgttttagaAACAATGCAATGCACCTTACTTGGTATATGTTTGGTTTGGCCCTAATGCTGATACAATTTTGCAGGCGGCGATGTCAAGACGTTTGAGTGACGTGAGTTGTCAAAAACCGGGTAGCAATTATTCTTCTAGCAATGAGAAAACTAAAGCTTTATCTCCTCAGAGTTGTGTCCTTGAAGAGAAATCCAATTTTGCAGCTATGGGTATCACCGTTCATGAAAAGAAATGGACCGATGGAAGTGTTCCATTTGATGCTGTGTCTGGGAACCTTGCAAGACTCGGAAAGGTATGGGTTTTAACAATTTACTACTCCTTTATCGTTATCATTTGATATAAGCTAGAGTTAAACATAATAAGGAGAAAACTCTAGTGCTTCTGTCGCAGTTCTGAGCTTCCATTGGTAACCAGCTAACACTCTGTTGAACTGATTACTCTTAATTACTAATTAGATAACAGTCTTGAAGATATCTAGGTAACTGCAACTAAATTTTGTCACAAGAAGTAACAGATTTTGCACCCATCTAAAGTAAAATGCAGTGTGGTGACAGTGAGTTTACGAGGGCTTTTTCACATGCTAATATATGTAATTATGCTTTTCGCATACCATGAGTTGTTCCACAAGTGTTAGCACCGCAATTTTTAGAACAATAGGAGATTTTAATCCAACAAAAACAAGCCAAAAGAATAGATAGGTATATATCATTCTGGTGAAACGAAGGGGCTAGAACAGAGTCagtaaattttcatttttttttatgaaaggaCTCCGTTGATTTGATTTAATAACTCCAAGTCCCTTTTTATCAACCCAATGCAGGAAGCAATGCAAAGAAAGGTTCTTGCCTCTGCTGCTGCTGCGGAAGCATTAGAGGAGGCCAATGCTACTGAATGTATTATAAGAAGTTTAAGGTAACAATTTGACTTTTACCTTAATTTTCTACTGGAAAGAGCCTAAAATATTCTACTCTTTTGAATTGTATCGGAAGTTTCAATATTTAAACCTACAATGAAAAttccattttcttttcaagGGTTTCAATTCATATCtttcttttcacatattttGGCTTCCTCTGTAATGGCTAACATGAATGATGTATTTGTGTTTGTTCCTTCGACATGTCAGCATGTTTTCAGACCTGTGCTCAGTGTGCCAGGCTAGAAATCCTTTGCCAACCATAGACAGATTTTTCACTATCTACGATGATGTTCTGAAATCAACTGCGATGGCTGAAGCCGTTGGCAACAGATATTATTCAGAGACACCTGAAGGCAACAGCATTTCGACAGAACAGTCAAAGTCCCTCACTCTCTGGGTCGAAGCTGCCTTGGCCACTGATCTACAGATAGTATCCCTTCTTACTGGCACCGCCGCTGATCCACCATCAACATTGCAGAAAAGCTTATCAAAACGACACTCTCTTGGTGCAGCTAAGAGCCATATGATGGTTCCTTCATCACCACCATCCCGTCTGAGTGCTAGTGTGTGGACAAGAGGTAGTGGAATGAAAGAGACAGTAGAGCTTGGTGCAAATTTGCTATCTGAAATGCAGATGTGGTTTCTACGGTTTGTTGAGGAGTCCCTTGATGCAGGATTTAAAGTGTTTGGAGAGTGTACAGCTGATGGGAAAAAAACATTGCCCCTGGACGGTGGTTCCATTGCTGTTGTTTTGTCGCACTTGAAGCGTGTGAATGCATGGCTGGACCGTGTGGTTTCCAAAGGGGATGACTCACTTACAGAGAAGATtgagaaattgaagagaaagatCTACGGATTTGTCATTCAGCATGTTGGAACGACTTTTGATAATTCTGCTTCATCATGAATTTCTGAGTTCATTTCCCATTTAACTTCAAAAAGTTCATTCAAATCGATGAACGGGAAGTGCTTCTTCCCTCATCGGATAAGAATGTTTTCAAATGCTCaggtattattataataataattattattattattatttttatttcattgtatttcagtGTGGCTGAGATGAGATAATGGACTTAATGTATTTACAAAAGGATTGAACAGGTCATATAGCTTGATTATTGTttgttatacatatatatttttcaaatgctaaaatttagatattttttaaagtaatatgATACAAAACCAATTGTTATAGAGATGCTAAATCACATAGGACACCGAAAGAGTACAACACCGTAAACACTACAATCTCTAAGTTATTTCCCCTGTATGACTTCTTTTTTTgttcctcttttctttctctagTTTTTGCTGTCACTTGTAACTTCCCATAGACAATTATGCTTGTCTCTCAACAAAACAATAAACCTGGTTAAATTGGAAATAAACTATCAACAACTGTCTTACTTGCCGTACGATGGTTTCACGGCTTCTAATGAAGCTTCAAATTCTAACATATTAGTCCACTGAGTGTGTTGGGTACGAGACTAAGTATtcacaattaaaatataaaaaaaatgagaaaaaattactataatagacaaaatataaatttttactaaTGGAAGAAATTACAActcctttttctttaaatttaaagagaaCTACTCACAATGTTAAAgcaagagaaagaagagaagagaaatgatTTTGGAATGTTAAAACAACGAGCATGTGGTTTCTTTTATGATCATCAAACCATGTTCTTAATGATGTTCAAATAAAGTGACTTGTAAAAAAAAGTATGCAgtcttaaaaatttaatgaaaatttaatcattttaagaaaatctaaattataattaataattaataatatagtaaattttatttgtatagtaaatatatttagtaatattcttttaaattatgacATGCTTTAATGAATTTGATTGAAGTTGTATTTTTTGCAAATAGCTTATCTatgataaatattgtttttaatgaCTTTCTGATCATACGAACAATTCCTAAATAGACATATGTTTTTGTATAGCAACATTTTTCATATCATGtacaaaaataatactttaacatTCTTAAAAAATAGTCTCTTCTTAAAATCTACTtcaatattatattgatatatgttaaattttgatattaaaaaactaaataaatataattaaaaaatattactttttaagatATAcctttgaaataaataaaaaatattaaaaaatatttataccaaaattataaatatatttctgcAGCAAAAGTAcctttgaaataaataaataaaatattaatattcatcAAATACGTAAATGATAACATTTTAAGATAAACTTATTTGTCATTgtcatataatataaatatttttattttataatgtatttttagttatttttgtaaataactAAAAGATAGAACGGTCTTAAATATCTCtctaaaatttcttataaatttatcaattttattttaacttattttccatttttaatgtatattttaaatagctttaagaaaatattatacgatcaataataataataataatgtcataaaattttattttattttttctactcctaattcaatttatttactaaccactataataataataagttttattcttaattatattgGTTAACTAATATCATAAAACCAAAATTATTTGACGTTTAAATCCAAACTAGTAACCTTGAGATAAATTTGGCACCACCTCCTCCAAGTCAtaaacagaaaaattaaaaccatTAATTAGACACATTATATGTCTTTTACGTGTCTTAATGTAATTGAGAATCAAAATTTAGAATCATAaactgttattattttttattaatttatcgtttaacatttgttttaaaatttatggaaATAATTAGTTCatgaacttttttttgttacatttgtatattttatatttttaactactTTTTATCCTCTATCtacagaaataaataattttaatctgTATTTTCTAAatccaatttaaatttaaatattgatgCAAAgcatgaaataattttaaaaatgtaatcgAAAAATTGAACTTCAATACAGATATTGATGTagtataatcaaaatatttaaacataagataaatacaaaaataaatagcTGATATCTATTAACTAatcaaattacaaatattataacTTGCTTTTGTTCAACCTTTATCACTGTCATTGGtgattttttatcttattatttatattttgtgaatACACTCACAAAATTTAATACCCTGTAATTGATGGCACTGAAAAGAAACAGTAGACATATGATGATCATATATATGATTCAAAgaaataagaaactaaaatattaattcaataatattatcTAAGTTCAGAGTCCAACAACTTCTTATCTGTTAAACCAGGTTTCCctaaaatttctaaaaacaaCCCTTGAGACAAGTTTTCAATTtaacaaattagaaaataaaagaaaaaaaattgaatagttTGACATAAAAACtacttttatatgtttttttttacaaaaaatcaGATATtcataatactttattttaaaaagattttaaatttatcagaAAAGATATTTAGGAAACGTGTGTTGATCATGCGATGATTCATTGTCAAAGGTTGACAACACGTGTGACCATTAGAAGCAGTGTACCACATCCACACGGACCCTACCGCACCCGAAAAAACACGCACATAGAATCAGGGCTATAAAATCCCAAAGATATGTATGTGGATGTATGCATGAAAGTGGTAATGGTAATCCTATGTAAACAGTCCCAGTCCTAGATaaatcatcatcatctagtTTGTTGTTGATCCCCGCCTCCCACCTCCTCAACTCACTGTTTCACCTTCTGCGTTATCCTCTTTCTTCCCCACTCCAAAACCCTCcgttttcttttcattaatctCAGATCACACCGCCgcaaaaccctagaattttcGGCTCTTCATTTTTCTGTTTCCGATCTTGCTCCGACATTTATTGTGACTTGGATTGGGAATGGCAGGTGGAGGAAGCAAGAAAGATGATGCGCCTGTCATAAACAGCACCAACGTCTTCGCGGCGCTAGGCagcttgaagaaaaagaagaagaagcccGACAAGGAGCAGGGCCCGTCCAAGGTCGAGGACCCTCAGAAGAAGGATGTTTTCTGGGCTCCCGCGCCGCTTACTTCTAAATCCTGGGCCGATGTCGACGACGAGGATGATGACGACTATTACGCTACCACCGCTCCTCCTGAATCCGGTTGGGCCGCTCCGCCTGCTTCCGAGACGGTAGCTCAAAACGACGCAGTTGCTGAGGTTTTAATTCCTGCCCTGCTCTTCCCTTAtcgtttaaattattttttataatttatgttttttattgtttgttgcTGAGGTTTACCGAATGTTTTTGTTTGGATTGATGTTGTTTGTCTTTAACCTGGTTGTGGATTGGTTTAGTTGCAAGGACTACTTGTAGATTGATTGCAATTagttattcattttttaaaataatgttgatgattattttttagtggattttaagttatatatatccCAATAGCTCCATGCTTTGTGAATCCTTTAGTTCATGGCACGGATTGTTTGTGTTTTACCTGTATTGGTTGAGTTGCTTGGACAACTGCTACACCAAAATTTGTgtttatctatctatctatataaaTAGAGCTATTTAGATATAGATAGTTGAGTGATGCTTATACACACACATTGATATAAAGATTAATCTgagttgaaatatttttttaaccatgATTGTGGCAAAGGGGAGGGCTAGGTGTTTCATCAGGGTCTTTGTATTtctctgttatttttatttggactTGGATTACATAGGGTTTTTGGTATTGGGTGGCTTTTTATATTGGGGGAGAAAGCTTTTCATGGAAGTTGTTGACTGTTGACTGAATTGCTGGAAAGCTGTGTAGCTTTCAAATTGTTTACTGTTCTATTTGTattgtttatgtttatgatgaTTATCCAAATCTTATTCCAGTTGTCTAGCTTCTCGATAGTCATCATCAATTATTACCAAGTTGTCTTATATTTGTTGAGTTCTGTAGATAATTTCATAATTTGGTTTTCCGATTCTTGTTTTAGTTGTCTGGCTTAGTCATAATATTTGGATAGTCTTCTTTGTGATTTATGTTAACAATTTCATGATTTGACATTTTGTTTACCTTCAATTAACGGCCTAGCCTTTGCCAAGTTGCTGATTTGATTATAATGGCACTGCAGTTCTTTCTAATTGCCCACGTGTATGATCTTTTTTTAGCTGCTCTATATGATTTGTTTTAACAACTTCATGATTGGGGTTTTGTTTACTTGCAATTAACAGTTTAGTCTATGTCTTTGCTGATTTCATTTATCAGTGCACTGGTTCTATATACTTCCCCATTTTCTATGGTTGTGTTTAACTGCGGTTTATATGATATATGTTAATGGTTTCAGGATTTGATCTTGTTTACTTGCAATTAAAGACCTAATCTTGGAAGTAAACAAGACTCCACATCCTGAAACCATTAACATAAATCATATATAGAGCAATTAAGCACAAAATCAGACACATAGGAAGTATGTAGAACCACTGCATCATTAAATCAGATTAGCAAAGACTAAGCTGTTAATTGCACGTATACAAAATGCTAAATATGAAGTTGTTATCACAAATCATATATACGGTAGCTTAAAGCAAGAACAGACACACGAGGAAGTATAAGGAACCACTTTATCCTATGGGTGTGATCTTGTGTTGCATAAATCATATGTACAGCAGCTAAACACAAGATCAGATACATGGAAAAGTGTTAAGAACTGTTGCACAACTATAACTAAATCAGCAGATCAATAAAGATATTACACTGTTACAGCAACAAAGTTTTTTGTactttttgatgtttttttttctgccTAAAAAATATTAGGATCGTGATATTAGTATTAAATAATCATCCCCAAAACTGTAGGAACAGTCTTCtcgtatttttctttttcagaaggaaacaatatttaaataatgtaaatgtCTAATGATGAACTAAGCTACTGCAAAAAAGAGGGACAACGTATAAAGATGAACATTTTATGCCAACAGTGGTCGAGCTTTGGACCTTAGGCAAGGTTGTTGCTTCAAATTGTTTTGCTGTCTTAACAAGTAATCATTCATTGGCTATGTCTGGAAATAAGGAACTAAATAAAATTGTCTAACATGTTAATTCTCTCAATACTATCTCTCCTGATGGTTTCGTTGGTTACGTATCCATTAACTGAGTATACTTGTTGAATACTTGAAATCAGGAAAGTGAGAGTGAGTCAGAAGGTCTcgatgatgctgatgatgatgcTGAGGAGGAACATGAAAATGACTTAGATGTGCCAGAAGAAGTCGAACCTGTTCCTCAGAAGCCTGCTGAACCTCCAGTGGTTACAAAGGAAGCTGAAAGGCAACTTTCAAAGAAGGAATTGAAGAAAAAGGGGCTTGAAGAACTTGAAGCTGTTTTGGCTGAGCTAGGATACTCTTCAAAGGAACCCTCTAGCCAGGATGATTCCCAAGGTAAAATTAATGCGTTTTTAATTGTATTCACGTATAGAAAGtgaaatattcttaaatatattaGTTATCTCAACTGAAACTATGTAGTTAACTTAATCCTCCATATTTGGAATTTTTTCTGGCCTTCAAATAATTTAGGTGCtgagaagaaagaagaggatATCAATGGTTCTCTGGAAAAGAAGGAGAATGCTACTGGGGAAAGTAAAAAtgctaaaaagaaaaagaagaaggacaaATCTTCGAAGGAGCAGAAAGAAACACAAGAGCAGCCTGATGGTGTGGAGGCTGGAAATACTACTTCTGAAACTGCTGAAACAGAGAAGACTGAGGATAATTCTGCAATTGATGTTAAAGAGAGGCTTAAGAAAGTTGCttcaatgaagaagaagaaatcaagcaAGGAGATGGATGCTGCCGCACGTGCTGCAGCCAATGAGGCTGCTGCAAGGAGTGCAAAGCTGGCTGCAGccaagaaaaaagagaaagctCACTACAATCAGCAGCCAGTGCGGTAAACAGATGGTCAAAGTTATTGTATCTTCTCTTTTGGTGTTTAATTTTCCTTTGGTCCTTTCCATTTTGCTATCTTTCTATATCATAGATATGAGCATATGCTCTTTGTTCATTTGCAAATGCAAAATAAACATTGGAGCGGCTTTAGTTAATTTGACTTTGAGTAAGTTTTGTCTAATTTTATCTTTGGTGGGCAGCAGAAGTATTTTAtcagtttattttttgtttttgatctTCCTTGGtcttattgttttatctattatCTTTGTTGGCTTAAGATTTCATCCCCTCCGATGAGTGGTATGGGTTAAAATGATCATACCAATACTAAGTTGGTGGGAGGTCAACCGAATgatcaaatatttgttaaaatttgagATCAGAAGGTGTTCAGACATTCTTGGAACTCAGTCAAGTCAAGCTTTGACATCGAGTGGAGTTGGCAAGAATGGGTAGTTTCGGAGTCACTTTCCAATGCtgcttattttcttttcaatttcaatgGTTCCACTTGTTCTCGCATCATCTTTTGATCCAACACCTTTATATTTAAATGCTAGtgaagtttaatttatttatgttttattctgAAAACTATGAATATTAGGGACTTCGATTTccatagttatatttatttataataaaatcatctCCGATCTTATGTTTTGACTATTTTATCTGGATCCGGATATatgaagtttatttttatttaaaactactcaatatatgaataaaacattttttaatttgttaccatataataattatacaaataaaataaatattgtatggTCAACAGACTTGCTCAGACGAAAGTTATCAATCAAaagttcataatttattttttaatgtattttatgaaggaaattaataactttttctttttcctttt contains:
- the LOC108332133 gene encoding uncharacterized protein LOC108332133, with the translated sequence MASLTPGILLKMLQAMNTNTRVTGDHRSPLLQVIGIVPALAGSDLWSNQGFYLNLSDSLNSTYVLLSHPDTDLILSNRLQLGQFVHVDRFQFDSPLPSVSAIRPLAGRHPFLGTPEPLVARISPSTRHFLIQPLPDSDLDPLSLYLSNTDPTQPRNPNPSPSPEELKPKEQKPKDKERVSREPLAPRDNLPPQRFSSPATAKRSHSASRNKIVVAAERDPSPAGKGKRSASPVPSKCVVPSLVSAREDNRKVSREPAIIVPSRYRQASPNGRKQPSPSPRRASLSPGRRLSGGLKVSPVVVDSAAKKKMATIVAGISKVSDALVGSKSARKNWDEQPPATPVETEHKEKGGSKNKVDAQAILRTQAAMSRRLSDVSCQKPGSNYSSSNEKTKALSPQSCVLEEKSNFAAMGITVHEKKWTDGSVPFDAVSGNLARLGKEAMQRKVLASAAAAEALEEANATECIIRSLSMFSDLCSVCQARNPLPTIDRFFTIYDDVLKSTAMAEAVGNRYYSETPEGNSISTEQSKSLTLWVEAALATDLQIVSLLTGTAADPPSTLQKSLSKRHSLGAAKSHMMVPSSPPSRLSASVWTRGSGMKETVELGANLLSEMQMWFLRFVEESLDAGFKVFGECTADGKKTLPLDGGSIAVVLSHLKRVNAWLDRVVSKGDDSLTEKIEKLKRKIYGFVIQHVGTTFDNSASS
- the LOC108330562 gene encoding uncharacterized protein LOC108330562; its protein translation is MAGGGSKKDDAPVINSTNVFAALGSLKKKKKKPDKEQGPSKVEDPQKKDVFWAPAPLTSKSWADVDDEDDDDYYATTAPPESGWAAPPASETVAQNDAVAEESESESEGLDDADDDAEEEHENDLDVPEEVEPVPQKPAEPPVVTKEAERQLSKKELKKKGLEELEAVLAELGYSSKEPSSQDDSQGAEKKEEDINGSLEKKENATGESKNAKKKKKKDKSSKEQKETQEQPDGVEAGNTTSETAETEKTEDNSAIDVKERLKKVASMKKKKSSKEMDAAARAAANEAAARSAKLAAAKKKEKAHYNQQPVR